CGTCCTCACAATGCACCCCTGGATCTCGGGCCGCGCCGGACGCCTCCTTGGTCTCGAGCAGTTGATCCAGCACATGCGCCGTGTGCCCGGCGTGTGGTTCACCACGGTGGCGGAAATCGCCGCGTGGGCGGCCCGGCAGGACGCGAGGATCGTCCATCCGGCCGCGGGGACCACGCGTCCGTAGCACGCCCGGCCCGCCGTGCGGATCTATTTCGTCACGCACTCGACCTCGGTGGACAATGAAGCCGGGATCGCGTCGGGCCACCTGGATACCGGCCTGTCCGCGCGCGGCCGGGGGGAGGCCGCCGAGTTGCCGGCCCGCCTCGCCGGGCTGCCATTCGGGGCCGTCTTCTGCTCGTCGCTGCGCCGCGCGATCGAGACGGCCGAGATCGCGTTCGGCGGCACGTACCCGATTCGCGCCGACGCCCGGCTGGACGAGGTCGACTACGGCGACTACGCGGGGATGTCCGTTCCGGCGCTCGACACGGTGCGGGGCGGGTACATCGACGTCGCGTTCCCGCATGGTGAAAGCTACCGGCAGCGAACGGCGCTCGTGGAGGCCTTCCTGTCGGAACTCCGGCAGGCCCCCGGCGCGGACGCGGTCCTGATTGTCGGATGCCGCGCGACCAAGTGGGCGCTCGACGTGCTGCTCGACGGCCGGACGCTTGCCGCGGTGGTGACGAGTCCCTTCCAGTGGCGGCCGTATTGGCCCTACACGCTCGCTCGCCGGGAATGAGGAGCCGAACGTCCACGTGTTCTGTCGGGGAGCGCGTCGCCAGGCGATCCTTCCCGGGGTAAAGGAGCGCTCATGCCCACGCTGGAGGGTCGAGTCGCAGTTGTGACCGGTGGAGGCCGCGGCATCGGCGCCGCCACCGCTGTGGCACTGGCCGAGGCGGGCGCGTCCGTCGCCGAGCGCGCAGGCGCTGCTGGCCGCCTCAGACTGAGTAACGCGGCCGGAGTCTCCGAGAAAACCACGGTCGACGTGGGCGCTACTTGCCGAGGACGATCGGTATTGTCAACGCGATGGTCAGGACAAGCGCCCACAGCCCGGGCGCGGACGTCAGCGGCTGCTCTTTCCGGCGCTGTGCACGAGCTTCTTCCATCGACGACAGGGGGATCCACCACGGACTGTATCGTGCCTCGCTCAACCTGGATGGAGACCGGCAGGCCGCCTTATCGGTCCACGGCGGGCCGAGCAAGGCGGCGTACGTGTACCCAGCCGAGCACTATGAGTATTGGCGCCGTGAGTTGCCCGAGATGACGCTGCCGTGGGGGATGTTTGGCGAGAACCTCACCGCCGAATGGCTGCGGGAGGACGCGATCAACATCGGGGATCGGTGTCGCGTGGGGTCGGCGGAAGTGATCGTCACCGAACCCCGCCTGCCGTGTTACAAGCTCGGCGTCAAATTTGGGCGCCAGGACATCGTCGAGCGCTTCCTCGCGAGCGGCCGCACGGGCTTCTGCCTCGCGGTCGTGCGCGAAGGACTGGTTGAAGCGGGGGACGCGGTCGAGTTGATCGAGCGGGACCCTCACGGGGTGACGGTCGCGGACATCACACGATTGTACGCGCACGACAAGACCAATCGGAATCTGCTCGCCCGTGCCGTACAGGTTCCGGCCCTGCCCGACCGCTGGCGGGCTTACGTCCACGATCGCATCGAGAAGCTCGGGGCGACGGCGGATCCCGGGCGCCCCTCGCCCGGGCGTGGCCGGGCATGATTCGGGCGATGATCTTCGATCTCGACGGGACGCTTGTCGAGACCGAGCGGTTGAAGGCCCTATCCTATGCGCGTGCCGTGGCCGAACTGTGTCCGGGCGCGTTTGCCGAGCAGGACGTCGTGGAGGCATTCAAGGATGTCGTGGGCCGCTCCCGCGATGAAGTGGCGGCCGCCCTGACGGCGCGGTTTGCGCTTCACTCCGCGGCCGAAGCCCGCGCGCGCGAGTTCGGCGTCAGCGAGCCCTGGCAGGTGCTCGCCCGGCTTCGGCTGCCCTATTACGAGGCGATCCTGGCCGATCCCGAGGTCTTGCGGGCAAGCCGGTGGCCGCACAACATCGCGTTGCTCCACTCCGCCCGCCGGATGGGATGCAAGACGGGGTTGGCCAGCATGTCGTACGGTGACCAGGTTCGGCGCGTGCTGAAGGTGCTGGCCCTGGAGGACGCCTTTGATTTCATCGCCGCCCGGGACGACGTGGTGCACCCAAAGCCGGACCCGGAGATCTATTTCCTCGTCGCCGGACGGTTAGGCGTGCCGCCGGGCGAATGCCTGGTGATCGAAGATTCGCCCGTCGGCGTGCAGGCCGCCGTCTCGGCCGGGATGCCGGTGATCGCGGTGACCACCCCGTTCACCCGCGGGCAGTTCGCGGAGCGGGATGTGTTGGACCGGCGCTGGGTGGTGGACGACCCGGGCACGCTGCCCGATGTGGTGCGTCAGCGGATGGCCGCGCCGCGCGGCGACGGAGGGCGATGACGTGTCGGTGCGCTACGTCACCGAAGCGCGCCCGCAGGCCGCGGACGGAGAGATTACGGTGACCCGCTCTTCTTCCAATCGCGAAATACTTTGAGCAGAGCGCGCTGCGCGTCTTCCGAGATCGACTCACGGGGCAGTCGGCCCAGGGCCCGAACCGTGTGGCGCATCTGCTCCAAGTAGGTTCGGCACGGAGGGCAGATCGCCACGTGCTCCTCGAAGCGCACGCGGTCCGGAACCGGCAATGTCCCCTCCAGGTACTCGGTCACCACCTCGACCAGCTCCTGACAGGACAGTTCGTCTGAGGGCGGCATCGGTCTACCCCTCTCCGAAGTACCGTTCGAGTGCCCGGCGCACCTTCGATCTGGCGCGATGGAGCAGCACCCGCTCATTGTTCGGCGTGATCTGAAGCAGTGTGGAGACCTCTTCCCCGGCCCACCCCTCCACGTCGCGCAGCGTGATGACCTCGCGCTGGTCCGGCGGCAGCCTGTCGATGGCGTGCTGTATCTCCGCCCGGACCTCCGCCGACAGCAGGCGCTCCTCGGGAGAGTCGCCCCAACTCTCCGGCGGCGATGCCCAGTGCCCCGGCCACCGCGGATGATCGGCGCCCAGGAAGCGCCCGGGCTCCACGGCCGGCTCTTGGTCGGACGGTGCGTCTGCGAGCGCGGAGAAGGGAACGCTGCGGCGCTCGCGCTGCGCCTGCGTCCGGACGCGGTTCATCAGGATGCTGAAGATCCACGTCTTCAGCGTGCTGCGCTGCTCGAAGCCGGCGATGCCTTGAAGCACCCCGAGCCAGGTGTCTTGCACAACCTCTTCCGCCGCGGCACGCGGCAGATGCATCGACGCGACCCGAAGCATCGCCGCCGCGTGGCGGTCCACCAGGCTCACGAACGCCGCCTCATCTCCGTCCCGGAGCCGCGCCACCGCGTCGGCGTCGGCATAGGACGCCGGGTCGACAGGCCCGCGAAGCTCGCGCTCTTCCGGCAGGTCGACGTCTCCCCGCAATGAACAACGTGCCGCGCCACGATGAGACCCGTGCTGCCGCCCACGGGCGCGGTCACCAGGCACTTCCGGATCACGGACCTCGGTCCCTTCGATGCCCCCGAAGGTGCCGGGCCGGCACGCGGGCAATCACCCGCGGCCGGCCCGGCTTCGGGGACGTGCTCGATCACACTACCGGTTGAACTCGTGGTCCCGGTCCTGCGTGCCGCTCGTTCCCGTCATGGCGTCCGTGCCGTTCGACGGAACCACGACCGCCGCGGGCGCACCCGTCCCGTACTGCGGCGCCGCCGGGGCGTTGTTGAGACCGCCCGCCTCGTTCGCAAACGCGGTCGAGACTGCCGCCGCCAGACTTCCCACCGTGAGCATCACTGCCAGTGCCTTGCGCATTGTCCTTCCTCCTTTGAGATTGTGGAGCCTGCGATTTTGATCACGTAGGAGTAGTCTCGCGATGGCCCGTTTCATTACACTCGCGCCGGCTTCTACCTCGCCGTCGCGCGAGGGGGCATCGTGGAAAGCAAAGACGGGATCGGGCCGGTCAGCGGATTTCGACGATCATCTCGATCTCGACCGCGATGCCGAGCGGAAGCGACCCCATGCCGACCGCCGAGCGCGCGTGCCGGCCGCGGTCGCCGAAGATCTTCACCAGCAGGTCTGAGGCGCCGTTGATGACCTGCGGCTGCTCGGCGAACTCCGGCGTGCCATTGACCATGCCGAGCAGCTTGACCACGCGGCGCACGCGGTCGAGGCTGCCGATCGCCGCGCGGAGCGAGGCGAGACAGTTGAGCATCACGAACTGCGCGGCCTCGTACCCTTGCTCGGTCGTGAGATCGCGGCCGAGCTTGCCCCCGTACACCACCCGGCCGTCCCGGAGCGGCCCGTGCCCCGAGACGAACACGAGCTTGCCGGAGACGACCGCGCCGACGTAGTTGGCGAGCGGCGCCCCGGGCGCCGGCAGCCGCAGTCCCATTTTTTCGAGCGCCCGCTCCACCCGTCCGCCGGTACGAGCGGCCGGCCGGGCCCGTCCCGCCGCGGTCCGTTTCGTGCTCTTCCTTTTTGGAGTTGACATCTTATCCCTCCCGTTGCGACGTGGCGGCCACGGTGCCGCTCAGAGCCTCTCCTCCGCGAGGTGCGCTGCGACATACCGCGCGACCTCCGCGGGGCGTTCCTCCGCGAATATGTGCGTCCCCCCGGGGATCACGATCAGTGTGGCCCGGGGCAGCAGGCGGGCGAGGTACTCACCGACCGGGACCGGACTAATCGGGTCGGAGCCCCCCCACAGCAGAAGCACCGGCGCATCGATCGTCCGGATGCGGTCGCTGAGATCGGCGCGGTAGTCCAGCAGCCAGTCCGGCGCCGCCGGGTACTCGCGCCGGTACGACGGCCGCCAGTCTTCGGTCCGAAAGAGCGAGAGGTCGATGCCGCCGGACGTGGCCGAGAGTACCATGCGCCGCACCATCCGGGGGCGGTCGAGGGCGGCGCGGATCGCCACCGCTCCCCCCATCGATTGCGCGACGAGGTCGACGGGGCGGTCCATGCGGTCCGTCACGAGCCCCACGAGATGATCAAACGTGGAGACGCGAGGGTCCGGTGGGACGGCTCCGTGGCCCGGCCACTCCAGAAACACCCGCTCGTACTCCGCGGGCAACAGGTCGGCGACCGGACGCCAGAACATTCGATCCCCCCGTGCGCCTGGAAGGAAGAGGACCCGGCGATGCATAGCCGTTGACCGCGGCCGCTACTGGGCAAGATATCCGCCGTCCACCGGCAGGACCACGCCGGTGATCCCCGAGGCGGCCGGCGAGGCCAGGAAGTGGACCGCGCGCGCCACCTCGTCGATCTCGAGGACCCGGCCGAGCGGAATGCGGCCGAGCACCTGGCTCCGCGACTCGGGGTGGCGCAGCACCTCCGAGGTCATGTCCGTCTCCACGAACGTCGGCGCGACGGCGTTCACCCGGATGCCCCGCGTCGCCCACTCGATCGCCAGCTGCTTGGTCAGCGACGCCACCCCGCCTTTGCTGGCGCAATAGGTCGCGCGGTTCGGCAGCGCCACGAGGCTCATCGTCGAGGCAAGATTGACGATCGCTCCGCCGCCCCCTCCCAGCATGACCCGGGCCGCGGCCTGGCTGCAAAAGAAGACCGCCTTCAGGTTGATGGCCATGACTTCGTCCCACTCCGCCGCGGTTACGTCGAGGGCCGGGGTCCGGTGATTGATGCCGGCGTTGTTGATCAGGATGTCGAGCCGTCCGTACGCGGCGAGGGCGCGGTCGGCGATCCGCCGGCCCGCCTCGGGGTCCCGGACGTCGGCCTCAATCGTCGCGCAGCGCCGGTCGAGCGCTTCGATCGCGCGGCCTGCGCCGTCCAGCGCGCTGCGATCGCGGCCTGCGACGACGAGATCGGCGCCGGCGCGCGCGAGCCGTTCCGCGATGCCGCGGCCGATCCCGCGCCCCCCGCCGGTGACGACCGCGACCTTCCCCTCAAGACGGCTCCCGTCCATGGCGCCCCCCATGCACACGGCTGGCCCGCGCCCGCGGGCCGCGCGTTCCGGTTACCGGTAGAGTCGTGGGTCCAGCGCGTCGCGCAGGCCGTCGCCGAGAAAATTGAACCCCAGGATCGTGACGAAGATCGCCGCGATCGGGAAGAACACCTGGTGCGGCGCGATGTCCAGGTAACTTCGCGCCGCGAGCACCATCGCCCCCCACTCGGGCGTCGGCGGCTGGGCGCCCAATCCCAGAAACGACAGCGCGGCGGCAAAGAGGATGGCGGAGGCCATGCCCAGCGTTGCGGTGACGATGATCTCCGACGAGACGTTCGGCAGCACATAGCGGATGAGGATCCGGGCGTCGCCCACGCCGACGGCGCGGGCGGCTTCGACGTACTCGTTCGCGCCCACGCGCAGCACGGCGCTCCGCACGATGCGGACGAACCCCGGGATCGTCGCGATCCCGACCGCGATCATCGCGTTCTGGAGGCTGGGGCCGAGCGCGCCGACGATCGCGATCGCGAGCAGCAGTCCCGGAAACGCGAGGAGCACGTCGATCAGGCGCATGATCGGATTGTCGAGCCGCCGGTAGAATCCGGCCAGCAGACCCAGCGCGATGCCGAACGTCGCCGCGATGCCGACGGAGATGAGCCCGATGCTGAGCGAGATGCGGCTGCCGTAGACGACCTGGCTGAAGATGTCGCGGCCGAGGTGGTCGGTGCCGAACGGATGCGCGGGCGACGGGCCGGAGAACCGTGCGAGGATGTTCGGCTGGGTGGGATCCGCGACCGCGAGAAAGGGCGCCGTGGCCGCGGTCAGCAGCAGCACGGCGACGATCGCCCCGCCGATGCGCACCTGCCACGACCGGCCGAGGCGCCGCCAGACGGTCGCGTGGCGCGGCCGCGCTGGGCCCGCGGCGCCGAGGGCGGTGTGCGGAGTGATGCCGAGATCCCGGTCACGGGCCGTGGCCATCAGCCGTACCGGATTCGGGGGTCCGCCGCGGCGTAGCCGACGTCGACGAGGATGTTGGTGAGCACGAAGGTGACGGCGAAGAGCAGCACCCCGCCCTGGACGATCGGAAAATCGCGGCCGAGGATCGCCTGCACGACGAGCCGGCCCATGCCCGGCAGCGAAAAGATGGTCTCGGTGATGAACGCGCCGGTCAGCAGCCCGCCGAACTGCAGCCCGATGATCGTGATCACGGGGAGCAGGGCGTTGCGGAAGCCGTGGCGGACGATGACCGCGGTTTCCCGCACGCCCTTGGCGCGCGCGCTCCGGACGTAGTCCTGGTGCAGGACCTCGAGCATCGACGACCGCGTCAGACGCGTGAGCAGCGGGATGACGCCGCTGCTGACCGTAATCGCCGGGAGCGCGATGTGCCGCCACCCGTCGGCCGTCCAGAGCGACTCGTAGCCGGTGAGCGGGAACCAGCGAAGCTGGATCGCAAACACCCACAGGAGGATGAGTCCGACGGCAAACACCGGCATCGCGTTGCCGGCCAGCACGACGAAGATCGTGGAGAGATCGAGCAGGGAATTGCGCCGGTAGGCGGCCAGGATGCCCGTCGGCACGCCGACGAGGGTGGTCCAGGCGACGCCGACCGCCGCGAGCGCGAGCGTGACGGGGAACGTGTCGAGGAGCCGCCCCAACACCGGCTCCCGGGACCGGATCGACCGGCCGAAATCGCCGCGGACCAGCCGGCCGGCGTACCGCGCGTACTGGACATACAACGGCTGGTCGAGGCCGAGCGAGCGCTCGATGTCGCGCACCACCGACGGAGGCGCGTCGGGGCCGGCGACGACGAGCGCCGGGTTGCCGGGCGTCAGGTGCAAGATGAGAAATACCAGCACCGACACGCCGAACAGCACCGGTACCGCCTGAACGAGGCGGCCCGCGATGTACGATGCCATCATGGCGACCGGCCGGCGTGGAGAGGCGTCGCTATTTCAGCTCGAGATCCAGCATCTTGTACAGTGTGTTGGCGTGCATCTTCGGGACGAGCAGCCGCTTGGAGGCGACGACGACCCGCTTCTCGTGCACAAGGGGCACCCAGATCGCGTCGCCCACGATGATCTGCTGCAGCTTCTGGTAGGCCGCCATCCGCTCGGCTTCACTGGTGCTCGACCGGCTCGCCTCGAGGAGGCGGTCGGTCTCGGGATCGGCCCAATCGAACCGATTCGGCGCCGGCCGCTGTTTGCTGTGAAAGTAGAAGTACAGCACGTCGGGCGTCGTGTACCGCACGTTGATGAGGAACATGTCGTGCTGCCCGGCGCGCAGCGCCGCCAGGAACGCGGTCCACTCCAGTTGCTGCGTCCGGACGTTGACGCCGACGCCGGCCAGCTCCGCCTGGACCAGGGGCACGACACTGTCGAAACTGCCTCCCGGCGTCCAGAGGAAGAGCAGCGAGAGCGGCTGGCCGTTCTTTTGCCGCGTCGCCCCTGAGCGGGGCTGCTTCCAACCGTCCTCGTCGAGCAGCCGCTTCGCCGTGCTCGGGTTGTAGTGATACCCGATATTCTTGACCCCGCTCCACCATCCCGGCGTGCCCGGGGCCAGCGGACCGAACGCCTCGTCGGCCAGGCCGTAGTAGGCGCCGGCGATCAGTTCCTGCTTGTTGATCCCGTAGTTGATCGCCTCGCGGACCTTCGGATCGTCGAGCGGCTTGTGCCCCAGCTTGAAACCGATGAACGCGGTGTTGAGGTCGCTGTACCGGATCACCTGTAGCTTGCCCTCGCGCGTGAGCCGGTCCACCTCCTGGCCGGGCACGTTGGGATCGAACTGGGCGTCGCCGACCTGGACGGCGGCGAGGCGCGGCGTGTCCTCGGTAATGACCTTGAAGACGATGGTGCCGAGATGGGCGGGCCCCTGGTTCCTGTAGATCGGCGGGCCCCACGCGTAGCTGGGGTTGCGGATGACAACCAGCCGGTCGTTCCGCACCCACTCCCGCAGGACGAACGGCCCGGTGCCGTCGACCTTGCCGGCGCCGGTGCCGTAGTCGTCGCCTGCCTTGGTGACGGCGTCGGCGTTCAAGATGCTCGCCGCGTATCCGGCCAGGTTGATCAGGAGGATCGACAAGGGTTCCTTGAGGTGGAGGACGACCGTTTGCGGGTTCGGGGCGTCCACGCTGTCGACCGGCGAGATGTTGAAGGCCGTGGGCGAGCCCCTGAGCGTCCGCCAGCGGTCGAGCGTGAATTTCACGTCGGCGGACGTGAGCGGTTTGCCGGAGGCGAAGCGCACGCCCCGCCGCAGCGTAAACGTGTAGATCTTCCCGTCCGGCGAGATCGCCCATTTTTCGGCCAGCCCGGGCTTGACGGTGTTGTCGTAATCCAGCGAGGTCAGGGTGTCGTACAGGACGTAATCGACTTCGGCGGACGAGGTCGCGGTGGTCCGTTCGGGGTCGAGCGTTTCGCTTTCTTGCCCCCGCGCGAAGGTGAACGTTGGCCCGGCGCCGGGTGCGCCGAGTGCGAGCACGGGCATCGCGAGCACGGCGAGCGCGACGCATCCGGAGACGAGCCGGCGGCCGATCGGACGCATTGATATCCCCCCTCGAGGACTTGAGCGGGCCGGGTCAGCGGTGGGCATCAGGTTCGGCGGGCCGCCGGAGGCTCCCTGTTGGCCGTGTAACATCGTCGGGATTGCTCGGTCGGGATGGCTCGGGAGACGCGCCGAACTCGAGGTTTCGCAACCAGCCGCCGGGGGTAGTTACTAGAACTGACTCATCGGAAGGGGGCAGTGGCTCCCCTTCGTGCGTTTCTGTTCGGCGCGTTCAGCGCCAGTGAGGAGGTTGTGATCCATGCGCAACAGACGCTACGTTTCCGCCGGCGCCCTGCTCGCACTGGCCGTGATCTTCGCGGTCGGCGCGCCGGGCGGCGCCCAAACTCCGGCGCCCTACGTGCACGTGCTCGTAGACGGCCAGCCGGTCGCGTTCGACGTCCCTCCGCAGATCGACAACGGCCGCGTGCTCGTGCCGCTGCGCGGCGTGTTCGAGCGCCTCGGTGCCACCGTGGCCTGGGACGACCGGACGCAGACCGTGCTCGCGCAGCGCGGGGCCACCGGGGTCTCTCTCGTGATCGGCAATACCCAGGCGATGGTGAACGGACGGCCGGAGATCATCGACGTGCCGCCGCTTGTCGTGGCGGGCCGCACGATGGTCCCGCTCCGGTTCATCAGCCAGGCGCTCGGCGCGACCGTGAACTGGGACGCGGCTTCGACCACCGTGACCGTCATCAGCGGGAGCGGCGCGCTGCCGCCGTCTCGGACGTACGCGCCGGGGCCCGCCGTGCAGCACGTCGTCGGGACGCTCGTCGCCGTGCGTCTCCCCGTGGATCCCGGGTCGCCGGGCCTGATCGTCGTGAGCCACAACGGCGTGATCTCGCGGTACGTCGTGACCGGGTCCACGGTCATCACCCGGACTAACACGGCGAACGGCGGCGGCGGATCGGTCGCGCTCGGCGCGCTTCGGCCGGGCGACACCGTCGATCTGCTGATCAGCCCGAACAACACGGCGCAGAGGATCCGCGCGACCTACTCGCAATAGCATCTGCCCGCGGCAAGGCCTCGGGGCCGCCGGGCAACACGCCCGGCGGCCCCGATCGTGGCGGGTTCCGCCGGGGGTGACGGCGCGGCCCGCTGTGCTATGATCCGCGGGGGCGACGATGCGCGACGGCTTGATCCCGGGTACCGCGGCCGAAGTCGAACTGACCGTGACCGACGCGATGACCGTGCGCTTCGACGAGCTCGGGGCGACCCACCCGGTGTACGCTACGTGGATGATGATCAAGCACATGGAAGAAGCGGGGCGCAAGGCCATCCTGCCGTTTCTTGACGAGGACGAGGACGCGGTGGGCTACGCGATCGACGTCGTCCATCTGGCCCCCACCCCGGCCGGCGCCCGGGTGCGGGCCCGCGCGGTCCTCGACCGCGTCGACGGACGGCGCATCCACTGCCGCGTGGAAGCGCACAACGAGCGGGAGAAGATCGGCGAGGGTCGCACGGTGCAGGTCGTGCTGTCGCGCCGGCGCCTCGACGCCAGGTTCCGGGACATCGGTGCGATCCGGTAACGGGAGGGCGCGATGTCGGTCCGGCCGGTCCATGCGTTCATCGCCGAGCATCGCGAGGATGAGCTCGCGACGCTCATGCGGCTCGTGCGCCAGCCGAGCGTCAGCGCGCAGGACGCCGGCGTCCGCGAGTGCGCGCGCCTCCTCGCCGGCATCATGTCGGACTGCGGCATTCCCGCCCGGATCGTCGAGACGCCGACCCAGCCCGTGGTCTACGGAGAGATCGCCGGCGACCCGCGGGCGTTCACGCTGATCTGCTACGGGCACTACGACGTGCAACCCCCGGAGCCGCTCGACCTCTGGGAGTCGCCGCCGTTTGCGCCTGAGATCCGCGGGGGGCGGATCTACGGCCGCGGCGTGGGCGACAACAAGGGCCAGCTGCTCGCGCACGTGCTGGCCGCGCGCGCCTGGCTCGAGACGGCGGGGCGCCCGCCGATCAACGTCAAGTTTGTGTTCGAGGGCGAGGAGGAATCGGGCTCGCGCAGCCTGCGGATCTTCGCCGAGGAGCATCGGGAGATGCTGGCCGCCGACCTGGTGTACATTTCCGACGGCGGCCTGCATCCGTCGGGGCGGCCGGTGATCTCTCTCGGCAACCGCGGCAACCTCGGGCTGACGCTCGTTGCGCAGGGCGCCGACCGCGACAACCACTCCGGGAACAAAGGCGGCGTGGCCCCGAACCCCGTCTGGATGCTCGTGCACCTGCTGGCCACGATGGTCGACCCGAACGGCCGCGTGCTGATCGAGGGGTTTTACGACGACGTCCGGCCCGTGGGGCCGGCGGAGGAACGGATCCTCGCCACCCTGGACTTCGACCCCCAGGCGTTTGCGGCGACGATGGGTCTGCCGACGCTCGCGATCGACGGGCCGACGTACTGGCGCCGGATCATGCTCGAACCCTACGTCAACATTCAGGGCTTCGTGAGCGGGTATGTCGGGCCGGGGTCAAAGACGATCATCCCCGCCCGGGCAGAGTGCCGGATCGACATGCGGCTCGTCGTGGACCAGCGGATCGACG
The sequence above is drawn from the bacterium genome and encodes:
- a CDS encoding M20/M25/M40 family metallo-hydrolase, whose translation is MSVRPVHAFIAEHREDELATLMRLVRQPSVSAQDAGVRECARLLAGIMSDCGIPARIVETPTQPVVYGEIAGDPRAFTLICYGHYDVQPPEPLDLWESPPFAPEIRGGRIYGRGVGDNKGQLLAHVLAARAWLETAGRPPINVKFVFEGEEESGSRSLRIFAEEHREMLAADLVYISDGGLHPSGRPVISLGNRGNLGLTLVAQGADRDNHSGNKGGVAPNPVWMLVHLLATMVDPNGRVLIEGFYDDVRPVGPAEERILATLDFDPQAFAATMGLPTLAIDGPTYWRRIMLEPYVNIQGFVSGYVGPGSKTIIPARAECRIDMRLVVDQRIDDIYEKVKRHVAGVDPRVHVQVRGSRTMEATRTRPDHPAVGVIAEAIRAYRGLDPVLNLSSGGSLPNAVWPDVLGVDHIGVPYANADENNHSPNENLSLERFYDGIHVSAQVFQTLAEAHARGALRRA